Genomic DNA from Lagenorhynchus albirostris chromosome 9, mLagAlb1.1, whole genome shotgun sequence:
gagaggcaggagcagAAGCAGGACAGGGTAGTCTCCCAGAGTTCAACAAATGAGAGTTTCCAGAAGAGAGCAGGCTGCCTTCTCTTTTCACTCTGTACTCTCCTGGAAGATCTCATTCTCACCTATTCCTTAAACTACCATCCACACACATGCAAATAAAAGATGAGAGGTCTACACTTGAAGGAGTTTGAAAATGTCAACAAAGGGGTGAGGTAAGCAAAGATATCATAAAGGAGTGATTAACTTAAACATGAGGATATAACCAGTTGAAAGCAATGTTCGAATGCATAAAGATGCTGATGCGTTAATTAAACTAGCTAGGCCGAATCAGGGAAAGCATCTGGAAAAGGATGCATTACTACCGAAAGGTAAGGAAACCATGTTAAACTACGTCACTTAGACACAATCAGCAAAATTCAGATTATGGGAAACTTCACAGAACAACCTGGTTCCTTCAACAGGTTGTTGAACAACTGGTTCCTTCAACAAGCAAATTGCAAGGGAAAAATATGGAGGTGGAACTTGTAGAGTAAGAGAAGCTTGAAAGACGTGTCAACCAATCACAACGTGTGAAGTGGACTGGGTCctagtagagaaaaaaaaaaaattatgaggcaaGCAGAAAATTAAactggatatttgatgatattaaggaaatacattaaatattttagctgtaataataatattgtggttatgcttttttaaagtcctttatgTTTTTAGAAATCATACTGATATATTTATAGCTTTCAGATGCCTGCTATTTGCttcaaagaaacacaagaggagctATGTAGATAGTGATATGGGAGCAGCGAGATTGGCCAGGAGTTAATAATTGTTGGGGCTGGCATTGAGTTCACGGAGCTTCATTTTTTCcatatgtttgaaatttcccttaatatttttttttaaaagatgcagtTTGGTTTGCAGGAATAGGATTTCCTTCCATATACTGTAGTTTAAATGGCCCTGGTTAAGTTTTCTTGACCTGAGTTCAGTGGATATCAAGGAACCACGAGGATTATCAAATCAGATCTAGACAAAGCTGGAGGATGAAGTGGTCCACCAAAAAACAGGGATTGAGTTGAACACAAGATACCACTTGAAAGATGACGGAAGATAGATCCTTCAAGTTATTGATTAAAGGgtttcaaagataaaattttaacataaaggAGAACAAGAAACtaatgggggtgtgtgtgtaagGAGTTTGCTGAATGAGCAAAGCAGTAGGTAAGAAAAATGACTCTGTCCGCTCTTGTTTCTAAGACAAATTCAATGCCACTGAAAAAGACATGCAGCTATGAGATGACGAAACGTGGGATATTTGTTCATGAGAAAAGAATGTGTGCACTAAAGTCGTGTTAAGACACTGGAGATCTAGGGGTCGGGTCATTCAAACCTTCACAAACTACTTCTGTCTTCTTCTCCTTTGTTTACTCCTTCTTCTTTCCCCCAACAAATCCAAAGTGCCTTAGAGGTAGTGCAAAGGGGTAAGAGTAAGAGGTAATATGAAGTTTGGAGGAAAAGATTACGGATTATTTTCTCCCTCTCACTGAATCCTGAATTTAATAGTGTAAATTAAATTTGTCACCTTcctatttgttgtgaggtggggTACAGAACGCTCAGGACGAGGGGGACAAGTTGCTTTAGTTAGGTTGCAGGGCAGTGATGAGGACACTGCGCTGTTAAGACCTccaccctttttcttttctaggtcTCACCGCCAGCAACTCCCAAAGCACTCGACTTTTCCCCCAGGTacgtaaacaaaacaaaacaaatttaagggTAAGATTATAAGAAGGGAGCAGACGGGAGCATTCCAGAGGAAAACCACAAGCGAGGCCTCGTTCACCCAAGGAAGTTGGAGTGGTGGGAGCAGTCTGACAGTCACTTTGGCAAGGGTTGGAGACACAGCAATGGGTCAAATCATAGAGCCTCGGAAACCACGGGAAGGACTCTGCGGATGCGCGTCCGGTCTTTATACGGAACCTGCGCGTATCAGACTCCAGGGCAACCGTCAGGAGGCAAGAGGCGGGACCGGGGGAAGTGGCTCCAACCCGGCTCTGAGAGCCGCCCTCCCCGATGTCTCCCAGCCCCACAGCCGCCGGAGCAGGGTAGGGAAGATTCCCCTGAGGTGAACGGAACGTTTAGAACACCTCTCCCCAAATCCAGCTACCTCGCTGTTAACCGAGGCTTGAGAGTCCTCTCCTCCCCTTCGGGGACACCTAAAAGCGACGCCGCCGCGGTTCCGGGTTACGCGCTGGAGCTCGGCGCGTGGCGGCCCTGGCGAATCCAAGCCCGGAGTCCCAGGCCTCCTCCCGCCCATGGGGGAGGGCCAAAAGAAAATAGGCACCAATCGGGATGTACACTTGGAAGACGTTTACCCTCTGGGCCAGTAGTAAGGAGGAGGGCGGGGCCGAGGGGGCCGTACGCTCTTCGGGTTTAAATCTGGGCGGCCGGGCGGTTAACGCCAGCTTGGGCGCGTTTGCGGGTCGTGCGCTTGCGCGAGCTGTGGGACGCTAACCGAAACCTGCGGTACTAAGCTAGCGGGGCGGCGGGACTCGGTGCGGCCGATGGACGTCCGCTGGACCGGTAAGCgggcaaaagctgagagagatgGTGCACTGGCTCCCTAGGGCCGCCCGCCCGCCCACAGCTGTGGAGAGGTCAGGTTCTGAGTAGCGCGGCATTGGAGTTTCCCTCCCCTGGGTGCCGGTTTCCCCAGGGCGCCGTACGGAGCCTTGACGCTCCCGCCGAGCCCAGGTGTGCGGCCTGCGGAGGCACGTGTGAGCGGCGCCGTGCGTGCCCCCAGCGCGTTCGACCCCTCAAGGTCATGATGTGCACCAGCTGCCGGTCTACTGCCAGCCCGGCGCCCGCAGCGGCGAGCACCCTTGTGGTCGCCGCTCTGCGAGGTGGACGGGGCCGAGGGGCCTGTGGGCGGCGGGACTGGTGCCCGCGGGCAGCCGGCTTCCCCGGAGGCCGTGAGCGTCTGAGACGATAACCACGCCCCGGGCCAGCTGGTGCAGTCTCTGGTCTTTGTTGTCGTCGTGAAGGGAGAAAAGTCTTCTCCCCCTCTAGTTTCACCTTTTGTGAACTTCCGGATGTCACAGTGCGAGAAGCGCTTTCCCTAATGAGTTAGGATAGCGTGTAAAATTGAAGAATCCTATAGTCCTGCCccagaatgaagaaagaaaaacaactttttttttctggttataaaaaGTATACAATCTCAGTATTTGTAGAAATAAATCCAAGCACTGTTAAGTacatatttaaaaaggaagaaaatactcGAGATTCCATCAGccacagatcaaaaaaaaaaatcagtgttgaTATTTGGGTTTACTTAAGATGTATTCATTATGAGTATATATTTACATGATTggtaaatgtatttgttttatataattgtgtattttgaatataacaaagtatattcatttaaaaagcagattATGCCTTATTTAGTCCCTAATAGTTTAGGAATAAGTGATTTGATCCATGCCAAATGTAGATATgcattatcattaaaaaaaaaatctttatttggctgcacctggtcttagttgtggcacgcgggatcttcattgtggcatgcgaactcttagtagCGTCCTCTGGGATCTAGTTACccgaccagggctggaacccaggccccctgcattgggtgcgcagtcttagccactgaaccaccagggaagtccctgcattatcatttttaatgggTGCATGGTATTTCTTGCTATGGCTCTACTATACCACGTATTATTTAACCTATCCCCTAATGATGGACATTTGTTTTTCCAATTTCTTCATCAACAGAAAATAGCATGGTAGTGATTACTTGTACATGTACATGTTTGCGTTCTTGTCCAGTTTATCTCCTTAGAATAATTTCTTGGAAACGTTTTGTGGCTTAGAAATTATGGtacattttaaattctgattcATAATGCCAAAGTGCCCTCTAGAAAAACTGTCATCTCCCCTCCACACCCTCCTCCAACACATAGAACACAGTGTAAGAGTACTTATTTCTCCACACTCCAGCCAGCACTGGGTACTGAAAAGTCTTACCAATCTAGAAGCATAGcttaatgtttttatttgcattattaaTGAGGTGAAACatctttttctatgtttattagtcattatttcttcagtaaATCACCTGTCTTTTTCCTATTCTGCTGGTGTTTGTACCTTTTAATAGCTTTCTAATAGGAATTTGAATTAGTGATTTTGAACCTGTTACAGTATTTCCACTAGTTTGCTGTCTCTTTGGATTATGGTTGTCTTTTTtagggtgttttgttttcttttgttctaatacTTTTGTTCTTGAAGCTGCATGCTTTCCTTCCGAGAGGTAGAGAAATTTGTTCTAAATCTGCAATAGCCTCCCAGGAAAGTTTAGAATCTAACTAGTGATCCAGCCCTGCTATTCCAATTTAAAATCCTTCCCCTCCACCCTCAAGATCCTTTCACTTGCAACTAGGTAAACATGGGACACTGAATTGCTTAAGATTTTGACCAGAAGGTACTGTTGGGTATTTTGGTCAATATCATCTGTATTTATCTACAAAATAAAGCTGTGCTAGCTTCTATGTGAAAGTTTCCCCCTAAGTAAGGAGAAAGGATTATCAGgtctttatattaaaaagagaaaaaactgacAGCTACTTGTGGaccttattaaattttatattttattatttgcaagCACCTATCTTCTTCATACATTCGAGAAAGAAAAAGTGTGCAATAATTTAACTGCAAAGAAAACATGTTAATCATAGAATAGTATACTACAcatgccataaaaaaaaaaaatctctttgggcCTTAGTATTGGAATTCTTCCAGCCCATTCCAGCCCAGAGTCCTGTTACATTTCTGTCCCTACTTTCCTCTGTTCTGTATTTATCTTTTTAGTAGGTAGTTTTGTATTGCATGAACATTGAAATTAATGGTGTAATACTTCTCACAAAGCACcgtttaatttatatatataatatatatacttatatattacatatataatatatataaaaacatatatatataaaatctcatttaaacttcacaacCTGTTGAAATAATTCCTTCCATTTTtccagtgaagaaagaaaaagctaagCCCTACTTTACTCCTCATATTCATTTAGTCCCTACCATCGGTCTGACTCTGGAATTTATACAACGTATTATACAATACAGATAAATGAAGTCATTCTTCAAAGTTACATTTTGGGACTTCTGATTTGCTTCATCTATGATGATTGTTCTGAGTTTTTCTGTGGTAACTACCAAAAGTAATGTCATTAGATCCTTATTCTTCTAGATTTGATAATATAACCTAGTTAACCTTGAAAGGATTTCATTTAAGATCAAAgaccctggacttccctggtggcgcagtggttaaggacatgggttcgatccctggtctaggaagatcccacatgccgcggagcagctaagcccgtgtgccacaactactgagcccgcaagccacagctactgggcccgcgcgcctagggcccgtgctccacaacaagagaagccaccacagtaagaagcacacgcactgcaacgaagagtagctcccacttgctgcagctagagaaagcctgcatgcagcaacgaagacccgatgcagccaaaaataaataaaatttaaaaaaaaagatcaaagacCCTGATCCTCTCTTTTGCTTCTATAGAATCTGCTAAGCATGGAtgtgttttttttgggttttttttgttgttgttgcagtatgcgggcctctcactgttggggcctctcccgttgcggagcacaggctccggacgcgcaggctcagcagccatggctcacgggcccagccgctccacggcatgtgggatcttcccggaccggggcacgaacccgtgtcccctgcatcggcaggcggactctcaaccactgcaccaccagggaagccctaagcatgGCATTTTAGTTAGTGCTTTTTGTCCCATGTATCATTTCTTtatagttgacttttttttttgagtgattcCCTAAACTCTGTTCTTTTCTAGGTTTTCCTTTGACTTGAAAACTAATGCCAGTGAAAGTACATTGAAATAAGGTAggaacctgaaaaaaataaaatgctttggtTTGTCTTTACATGTTTAAGTGGGGATATTTTGCTATGCTCAGTGATTACGCTATCTTTACAtcaaaattaaaggagaaagCAGTCATATTTTAAGGACATTTAGGGTATTATGAAATGTTGGCAGATCAATCCCAAAAACCGATGACGTGATTCAAACTCCAGAAGACCTGGATCGTACAATTGGCAATTTAGAAAAAATCTTACTTTGTCCAGCtatttccccatctctaaaatggggctcTTTTCTGGTTCCTACTCTGCTAGAATGTAAAAGCTATTGTGTCTTCTTGCTCTTCAAAACTACAGGGTCACTTCACTTCCttatactattttatttcctAAACTTGGAACTCTTTCAGTGAAGTCTTCTTTCTGCGGCCCATCCACTACTGAGCATCAGTGTACTATTTCTATGTTAGTATTGTTTCTAATTGTCCCatctattattatattttacctaGCAGCTTGAGGGTATAAATCATATTTGTATACCTGGAATTTTGAATATAGGTAGGAACAAACTAATTATTTGTTGGCAGGTAAATAAAACTTTGGATctcatatagtatatagtattatATCATAAATGTGGACTAGCAATACACTCTGCTGTGATGAAAATTGTTACTATTGAGCAGAAGGTCTGAGTTCATTTACTttgatgtttattgttttaattgcTGTAAAGGATAATGTATTATTTAAGAGAACTTTAAACTCTTCTGAATGAATATTGGTGTTTATAAGTCACATTTGGAGGGTTACTTATCAACTCTGAGAACAAGCAAAGCCCCCCCTCATTTTCCTGTCCTAGTGTGTGTCTCCAGAATGTGCTTCGATCTGTAACGTAGGAGTTACCCTGAAAGGTCCCTGCTTTGAGCCTCACACTCACTCAACCACGACGTCCTGTTGCTTCTCCTTTCTTAATCTCAAATTCACCTACTTGTCTCCGTTCCCCTTTCTGCAAATCTAGTCTAGGCCGTCATCATCTATTTCCTTGATTGCTCCAACAGCCTCTTAATTGGTCCCACTGTCTTGCCCTCTTGCAATGCACAGTAAACCCAGAGCAATATTTTTCCTACACAATTCtggctcttaatttttttttccagtggcctctcaagataaaatttaaactttttcagGAAGGCCTACAAGGCTCTAAAACATGACCCTTGCTTACCTTTCCTAACTGTGCTATTGTTACTCTGAAGCCGTACTGCTGTATTTAGTTATCTGAATGCAAATGCTGTAACCTTTAACCTTTCATACAGCTGCATCTTCTGCCTTAAACACAATTAAAGCTCTGCTACTTTATCCCCACTTTAATTGACTCCCACTTGTTCTGCAAGATTTAGCTTGCATGTCTCCTCTTTATAAGAGCTTTCCTTAAACCACGAGGCCAGGGATTGGTAAACTGCATGGCCTGTTTTTATATGGCCCGTGGGCTAAGAGTTTTCTCTGCACgtgtaaaatgttaaaaaggacTATGCAACAGAGACAATTTGTGGCTCACACAGCACTAGACTGATAAGCTTCATAAGAGAGGCTGTGCCTTACCCACGTGGGTCATTTTCAGGTATCTTGCCTGGCACTAAACCAGTTAATCAAATATATAACTTACtaaagtttgtatttttaatttttgacacttGGGCAAGCTCTTTATGAGAATTGAGATGAGTAGTAAATAtctcatttgttttcaaaaaggACAGCACAACAAATCAGACACTTGCAGGATCTGGCTTTAATGAATTTGAACAAAAGGCACAGGTTTCCAggtgtatgtaaatatatgtccattttaaaattactttttgctTCTTCCATCTCTAATTCTCTTGGACAGGAATGAAAGAATGTTTAAATTCTTTCTTATTCAAGCAAGAACTTCTTTAGCCTAATGGTGTTTTGTTGCCTCCTAGATCTTGGTGAGTTCTCTATGGttaaatgatccttttaatttctgtatcAACACAAACTCTCTTTGTTGGTTTCTCCAAAAGAGTATTTTCTTCTAGTGTGTCATTACAGTcccttttggcttttgtttcttcGTCATGGAATAAATGTGGGTGCTCAATGCGTCCCCTACGTACAAAATGCTGGATCCGGGATTCTAATCCTTGGCATTTCGGACGATCCATTAGGGGCTTATAAGTGCGCATTTTCACTCCTTCTACAAAGGCACTGGTCTGCTTTATGACAGAGGGCTTCACATTTCTCCATTCTGTCACTCCATCCATCTTTGGTCCTATAATGTATACAATCAAGCGTTACATGGATACTTTACCACAAGAGAATCACCTCCAAACTTTATGTGAATCTCCCTCCCCCATAACCCTGTATAACTTTGGTTCCCTGTCATACCTGTCCTACAGGGTACCGCAACAGAGTCCAGTCCTTGTAGCATACTATACAACATCTGAGTTTTAACAGCATGATTAGCCCATAGCTGCTGAAGGTGGGTAACATTGAACTCCTGAACTTCCCGGTCATAGATCCACTTAATATTTTCAAACTTACAATCATACAAGACTAAAGGAAATTCTACAGCCAtactagagagaaagagagaagaaacagagtaTGAGAATACGCAGCAGCCATCCAACAATTCTTCAGAAACAGGATTACTTGGGTTAAAAGGAGGGGGAAAACTTTGTCAATATTGAGTATCTaatagttaagaaaataaaacaccatCCCTAACCTTGAAcaactttataattaaaaaaagaaaaaggcagcaaACCATGGATCAACTAGTTAGGCCTGGTCTACATTAAATTTCAGTGGTAACAAGTCACCTAGAAGTGAGCTGACTCGGCCCCACCATAATGCTATAAAATTATTTAAGGGGCCTGGTCCAAACACCGGTTTCTTACTAAAGGGATAGAACAgtaacagaagaaaattaaacaataccACTCCCTGCTACATGTTCATAACATTCTACAAGTTAAGAGTAAAAGCTTCATGAAGGCAGAATCAGAGACTTAGTTATTTAGACaatggtggggagaggaagaatattttaaaatatattcttacatATCTCAGGGCAATAGCTGTTTTATTTTGGGGGTCTGGGTGTttccttgtttcatttttttacactTACCTGTATTGAGGCTTCTGGGGATTTTTCTCTATGTTCAGCAGCTCATCAATAACCTCTGGCTTCTCCATTCCTTGGCCAATCAGAAAAAGGATAGCCATCATACAGCGGACTTGATGGTAAAGGAATGCCTGGCCAATCACTTCAAACTGACATAACTGAAAGGGTTCTTGCCATCTCTCCTCAGCCAGGCTCTGGCCTACTAGCTGCACTTGAGCAGACAGAATAGTCCTCTGAAAATTAATCACCCCATTGGCTACATCCATTTTACATAAGTTCCTAAAATCATGTGTGCCAACGTACTTCTGAGCTGCACTGTTCATGGTTACAATGTCTAAGTCAGCACAAGGGAAGAAATAGCGGTAGGTCCTCTCAAGACAGCTGAACCTAGCACTGAAGCTAGGTTCTACGGGAGCCCAGGCCAGTACACGGATGTCTGGAGGGAGCACCCGATTGAGAATGTGGGTATAACGGATCTCTATAGCCGCATCGTTGACttcatcttttaaattaaaatcctcTGAATCCTTGCCCTTTGGAAAGTGAGAACGTAGGTCAAGAGAAATCACCTGTGGAATTAGAGAAAGATATTGTTTTACAGATACAAATAATCTGAATCCTCAGTATGTACACCTAGAATATATTGGTATTGCTCGCTTTGTGGAACAGTACAATGGCCCTTACCTGTCCAAAGGCACTAACTCCTTTGTCTGTTCGCCCACACCGGTGATAGTTGGATGTCTGTCTGTTTTCTACTAGTCGAGTCTTGGTTAGAGCCTCAAACAGTTTCTCTTCTATTGTATTGTTTGTGTTTTCCTGACTGGCAAAGCCCTGATATCCCCAGCCCAGATAGGCTATCTTTAGGGCTACGTGTCTTCGACCGTGAGCGCTGAAATCAAATGCACGCTTAGCTTTTACAGCTCCTGAAGAATTTTCTCTAACGTTTGAGTCCTTGTTGTTGGCCTGTTCTTTTTTAAGTCTCTGTACCTCCTGCTCCAGTTCTTGCACTCTTTTTAGGAGTTTCTCAGTCTGGATTCTTTCTATGTCATTTTCAGCCATGATAAGACAACCTCAGGAATAAACAAATCATAGAGATCCACGCTATCTGAAAAGAGAGTAAAGAGGTACAATTTTAGTGCTGATTGCTTTGGTGATGTCACTATCATTCCATTATGTTCAAATAGTATCTAAGATTTAATTTGATGCCTAAAGGATATGGACTTTTGATTCTGCCCAGGGATATAAGCATTAGCTTTATTATGGGTTGATCATCCAGCTAGCATTCTTTTCCATCCTGTCTGGCCAGTTCACAGTGGGAACGGGAAAGCAGCATCAAAAAAGTATTCAGCTAGCATTGTTAAGAGTGGTCAGAATTTACGGAATATGTagatttcatttctctcttcttcatgaGCTGAGATGACTGAGGACGGATGTTATcgatattttttttccctaaaacatTTCCTTTTGACTTCTCATTATATTTGTCCCATCTTTCCAATCATAAGATCTGTTTATATGCAATATTTATGTCTACTCCAAGTTTCTATTGCTTTCCAATATTTCAGGTAAAATGAGTGGCTTGTATGTTCTATCTAATACTCAGTTCCGTCTTAAAGGTGGTACAATAAGAGCTGGCTTGATGGAAGAAACTTGTCAGTGATTGTACTTCATATTGGAAGTAGAATCTGGAGTCAAGATTTTCCTACTTCAAGCAGTTTTGATGGCAGAAAGAAGGTAATTAAGCATCAAGATCTTTAAGTCAAATTTAATGCATGTCCTGATAAAAGATTTCTGTACCTCTAGCAGTTAAGTCACTCTAGATAATATAATTTAGATATCAGTGTTGAAATTCCTGGCATATTGCAATAATCTGAGGACAACTGTACTATATCTATAATACTGGGACAGTACTAGACAATCTTTGACTGATGGTTACTTTAGTTAAAGAATATCATCTCCACATCTGTTCTAAGGCTGACTAGGTTATCTAAGTCTAGGTAGCTCATTTAGGTTTTTGCTTTTtgagtttctgtttctatgatggatgaaaagtttaaatgtaaaaaatgaaactataaaagtactagaagaaaacatgagataACTTTCTTATAATCTTGCTGAAGTAGGAGAGGGATTTATAAGTAAGGCACTGTAGAAACCCAGAAACtgtagaaaaccaaaaaaatgtgaCTACCTAAAAATATGTTTCT
This window encodes:
- the PUS3 gene encoding tRNA pseudouridine(38/39) synthase; the encoded protein is MAENDIERIQTEKLLKRVQELEQEVQRLKKEQANNKDSNVRENSSGAVKAKRAFDFSAHGRRHVALKIAYLGWGYQGFASQENTNNTIEEKLFEALTKTRLVENRQTSNYHRCGRTDKGVSAFGQVISLDLRSHFPKGKDSEDFNLKDEVNDAAIEIRYTHILNRVLPPDIRVLAWAPVEPSFSARFSCLERTYRYFFPCADLDIVTMNSAAQKYVGTHDFRNLCKMDVANGVINFQRTILSAQVQLVGQSLAEERWQEPFQLCQFEVIGQAFLYHQVRCMMAILFLIGQGMEKPEVIDELLNIEKNPQKPQYSMAVEFPLVLYDCKFENIKWIYDREVQEFNVTHLQQLWANHAVKTQMLYSMLQGLDSVAVPCRTGPKMDGVTEWRNVKPSVIKQTSAFVEGVKMRTYKPLMDRPKCQGLESRIQHFVRRGRIEHPHLFHDEETKAKRDCNDTLEENTLLEKPTKRVCVDTEIKRII